In Drosophila ananassae strain 14024-0371.13 chromosome 3R, ASM1763931v2, whole genome shotgun sequence, the DNA window CTTATATTGGGGTGCTGATTCCGGGAAAATTAGTGAAATGacatttttaactttaaaaagttaaaaacaACTTTATACATAATTGGCTGACTTTATATAAAATGTTTTCCTCAATAATAGCAACatttattgataataaaaaTCGGGCGTGGGTGCTTTTCGGAAGTTCACCCGGGAATCAATTTTCAAAATGATTTTTCTTAATCCAAATGGCTACGAACCAAAAGAATGATTTACACTTGTTTTGCAAGAAACCATTTCTATATTCAATATCGCATTATTTATGGCATGGATTTTGGgcgaaaaacaaaagcaacaatgTTCTCAGCAATCCTttgaaaaactccctgcaacTAGAAAAACGGCAACCAAACTATAAAATACACACTGCATGGGCAGTGTCCTTTGCCTGTGGATTGATACACATTTTTCATCTTCCCGCAACCATAcgccaataaataaaattattacacAAATATTTTGTGGTATTTATATTCCGATCTCATCCATAAATTCTGGtgtccttttcttttttgtgaGTTGCTTTTCTACGAATTTAactacttaaaaatatttttatatcttAGAGTGAGGAACTttaatacatacatacacatgATCATGCGTCACCCCCGAATGCTCTCAGATATGATTATTTGTAAATCATATCAATCCTATCAAACTCTTATACCTTATACGCACAACCCTGAAATGAGGAGGCGACCGAGATACAGTCCACACGACCACAAAGCGATAGCCCTTTGTAGTTATGCCTGCCGCGGAGCCACAAGGCTATCATTATGAAAAGACCTGGTGGTGAGTTCAGAAATCAAGCGCTGAATAAGAGCGACACTGTTAGCCAGTCTGTTAGGAGGCTGTTAAAAGACAGACTgtggtaaaaaaaatttatttttccagcagcttaatttgagaaattttcaacactttcaACAGCTTAATTTGAGAaattttcaacactttcaACAGCTTAATTTGAGAAATTTTCAACACTAAAACGaaaatcaaaatatatatatatatatatatatatatatatgtacagataatatatgtatgtatatgcagaTAATAATAACCAGGGAAATTCTGTAAAATAGTTGTTGTAAGCTGGACAAGATTATGTCGAAGCTTGGACAAGATTAATGTCGAAGCTGGACAAGATTAATGTCGAAGCTGGGCAGGATTATGTGAAAGCTGGATCGGGTTTTCAGCGCTGGAAGAAATCAATTATATTAGCATTTCGAATATTATAATTCAGCTTTAAACTTACAGAGGTAAAATAAAACACGAAAGGAAGTAACTTCTCCGTGggcaatattttttcaaaagtcTTCATCTGTtgataaaagaaataaattaaaatgtatacatatatgaatGTCGAAAAATTACTTACCAATGGAATTGAAGACGAACTGCATCGTTTCCGAAAATCCAAAATCTTGGGTGGAGGCCACACTTTCCACTTGCGATTTCGATCCCGACGTGTCCTTCATTTCGGACCACATTTTCCGCTGCTTCAATTGTTCCCCAATGGggatatacaattttttcccCCCTATGCACCTCTTCCAGTGATTTCCCAAATTGGAGGACTTTTGGACATAGGGGCACCACTTGCAAGCCACTGTTTTGCAATCATTTTTGCACAACATTATGTGGTTCTCATATGCCTTCGGTTTTTggcaaattttaaaacaaatttcgCATTGATATTTTAATGTGGTCCACTCTCGACCACTGCCGTCCTTGTGCGATTCCGGCTTCCAAAAAATTGTGGGGTGGAACCTCCTTCTTTTGCGAGGAGGCGTGGCcgataaattaattaaattatccTCCACTGCACGGGGGGGGCTCGGAAGATTCGGCAAAGGACTCATTACATTACTTAATTCTCCAAGGGGACTGGGCGACCTCCGAGGAGTTACCGCGATCCTCTCCGGCGAAACTTCTGGCCTCTTTTTGGCCACTTCTTGCCTCTTTTTGGCCACTTCTTGCCTCTTTTTGGCCACTTCTGGAGCCGATGCATCCGCGGAATCCGGGGGGCGGGGCACGTTTTTTGATGACCCATTCTTAATGATTTCCTCACGAATCGTTTTTAACATTTCCTCGTTGGAAGAAATAAAGTAGAAATTCtgaaaaatgtaatttaaaaatgtatcatACTAAtgaggaaagctaacttcgggagccgaagttgatatatgtacatacccttgcagtggcagcttatattattatatacatatatatatcggatcggatatatatatatatcggaaatgtaaattaaaattataaacttaCACCAATTGTATTTTGAGAAAACATCATAAAATTTGTTGCTTCAAACGACGCTGCTGCTTGTTGCGAAACTTACCATGTGGGTGAAACTTACCACACGCGATACCGAAAATTATGTGGCAATATCATTTGCAACATTTCTCACCACTAACAACATGAATTATTTACGcgaattgaataattttcaaataggATTCACCCATGCATTTGATGCCTGgatgaaaaataaagaagacaTTCTGGAACAGGGATATTGCCTGTTCACCAGTAATTTCAAGTTATTTGCAGACTTGGCGGagccctttttttttgcattcgaCGAATTCCATCTTAAAGATATGCAAGTAAgtactttttgaaaaatgtttccTTTCTTCTTcctacatatgtacatatttcttgattattatttttttacagAATGCCCCAAAGGAGTTGtataaatggaaaatattttcgatTGCGTTCTCCACGTTAAAAGGGGACTTGCAAATTGTATATCTAAAAGCTGTAAGtaaataaatctattttatGTTCTATacttttatacccttgcagagggtattataattttggtcaaaagtgaggaacggccgggatcggtcaactatatagctgccatataactgattgatcggctTTCTACTAATGTGCGGGGATTATCTTAATGGGCTTTGTTTCTTGTTAGCTATTTCGGTTTGATTCGAAAGGAAGAACTTGTTCAGGGCTCACTATTTTACTCATATTTATATTCCTCTTGCGGCACATTACTCCTACTAGTTTCCCCATTCGATTCAATGTGAGTTAAACTCAATGCCATGTGAACGAACTCCGGCCGCAATAAATTTCAAATGGAACCGAATCTGAAAACTCAGGAACCCATCGCTGCACTTAAGTTTATTTCCTCCTCTCTGCAGAGTCAACACAATCAAATCAACTGCGCCGTTGTGTGGgtgagtatctgtgtgtcCCACCGCACACAGGGGGTGGGGCGGTGCTCCCTGTGGTGATTGTAAGTTCGATTGCAGTGCGTTTATTTGCAAAGACTCCACTGCAAAAGTCAATtgactcaataaattatttttaaagcaatCAAAGCTACTTTTGCGACAAAAATGCAATGGAAGAGTTTGGTATTTCGTGTCTGCCATGCCTCTGACATCTCACACAAATATTCACGTTAGAGATTGTAATATTATAGTAAGAATATCATACTATATTTCAGAACcacttttttgaaaaatattaatatgtgcAATTTATGCATGCAATGTATACAATGTATTGTAAAAATGATTGCAACGATTGACCATATACAGTATaactttttataataaaattatgtaATCACTCTTAAgactattaaaatattttaaactatgACTTTCTGAAGATAAACCAAAACATTGAGTGCGatgaataataattttcattaaatatttaccAGCAAACTTAAGGCTTAAAGCCTAAACTGTTGCACCCAAGCCACCTCTAATCAGTCGGGAAACCAATGCAAACCATATGCATTTTGTGTCATTAGTGGTTGCGCCAAGGAatgcgaaatattttcaattaaagaCTTGGGTTTGGTGATTTGCGGGCCGCCCTGGCCGACCTGCCCGATGGCTCACATGAGGAATTAGCCAAATTATTGAAGTAAACAGGAGGCGAGTCGACAAGTCGTCGTGTTTGcgcttaaaatttaatttcacgCACAATTGAGTCCATGCATAATTTTAGTCCGGGCCGGGTGATAAATTATTCCTATTATTGCACAGGAGGAAGTGGGCGGTGGGTGCATGGGCTCGTAGGCGCGGCAAAGCAAGTACTTTCCGGAGCCACAAGCTGACCGGTAACCGAGCGCCGTTGCATTGGAGCGCAGGAGTTGCAGAAGGCGCAGGATCTGGAGGAGTCGGAGCAGGGACACGGCCAAAATAATGACCCTTCCCGGtattgttcttgttgttgttttcgttgctgttgctgctgcctgcCTCGTTGGCTGCGTTCATTAATTCGCTGCCATAAAACCCAGCCAGGGGCATATTTTGCCCAGCCTGAATTTGCATACTTTTTACACTGGAAGAACTTGCTTGCattactttttttgtttttttcgaaTTAGACACAAAATTAATGTTTAATTTTCATGAATCAAAATTAATCTACATTCAAATGTAGAAATTGCTCTCTCTCTTGAATACCAATTATTCTGAGCTATTTATGCCCGAAATGAGTCGGAAGTCATTTATAAACTGCCTATTTATaacattattttctttttattatgGAACCGATTAGTTTATATTTACATCACTAAATTGGCATTTTAAAACgaagtaatttaattttaaatataattatattaatttgttaCCCAGTAACAACCCCGTGTACccagtaattttatttttttgactgTAGCCAAAGGGGCAAAGGTAGTCGGAACCAAGGCACCTGTTACCGCGCCGCACGACTCGGGATCCTAGCCAAAACGCCTACAACACATGTCTGCTCATAATTAATGTGTAAATTGTAAAGCTCCGCTAGCCCATTTCCCGGAGCCTCCTCCTGCCCTGCCTCTGGCCCAGCCTGTCTATCCTCTTTCCTGTACAGTGAAGCCATTCCATTGTGGCCGTGTTGAACAGCGGAGGCAACCAGCGCGACAACTAGAGGGAATATGGGTGCTGCTGCACCGGAGGCCTTTGAGGGGCATCCTGGCCCCAGTTAAATCgaaaacagcaacagccaTAAACAAGCCAGCAGACCTCCCCCATCCTGCTCGAAATGCGTTATGACGCCGACCGAACAAACTTAATTACATCCAAATAGGACGAGTTCACCTGGCGACCGAAGCCAAATAGCAGGAACAAGGCTCGTTTATTTATGGGACCCAATTATTTGATTATGAAAAATCATTTGATACATTTCTATTGGACCAGCAAAGATAGATATTGGAATATATTTTCGTTCTTTTTAACTTTCGGTCACCATGCTGGAAATATTATAATTTCCCATACTCCATACCATATGGAGTACCATATGGAAAAATACTCACAGTTACTTCATATTCAAGTGAGAATACTTAAACTGATTAATATTTCTAGCATTATGTgctgaaatttaaattatttgttattgttatttacaCTTAAGGGGGTTATGCCGTTTTGAAATCGAGCATATGTataaatgcaaagaaattcattAAAACGGCAAGGCATTTATAAACTTGCAAACGCGTTTTGGCTATTAAGATATCTAAATAACGAATTGACCAATCGCCTTGACATTTTTAGGAGTGGCTACAAATtacaataaataattaaaaaagcttgcgttattttttttcataaaacgGAATAGAATTTAGGGCAtttattcacaaaaaaaaatcaaagtcgTGTTAACTAATAAGTGCTGCGCACAATCTACATTTAACCGGGTTCCTAACATTATGTATTATCTCCCATACGACCCGTGGGCCCTTGGGTTCTCATGAGCCGATCTTGAGATGGGAAGCTTTTGGTTCTCCTCTTTCGTTGGGAACACAAAGTCCTGTACGTACTTGAAGcgtgtttttttgtgaatCATAGACGCCTATTTAGCTAGAAGTGCGGCAACGTCTTGGCATATACTTGTAAGCTTTTTATTCGGGCGCGCACCTCGATCCTATCCGACATCGGAAAAAGTGGGTTGTGTTTTTGCTAAAGTCTTGCTTATCGATCGTATACTAAGAGGTGTAAGAGTTATACAGAATTAATTAAAGTGTGTTTTTAATAACTAATGTGTTAATGACCAAAGGTAACTTTTGGGTCTTACTTTGCTATTGTTATCCATTAAAATTATACTcataatattttatgaataatatatTCCTCATAAAATAAAGCTTTcacttgaaaaataaaattttttttaatatggtTGCTGTCTTTTGGTGCTTTGTCTTTTGAATTTCTCTGAGGGTGGTGTACTCAGATTGTCGTGTGCAGCAAAGGACCTTCCTGACATAAGCACGCGGCCTTTGGAACCATCGACTTGGAGCCCTGCGCCCCCGGGTTTAGTAACAGTtgcactttttattttttgtttttgcgttCGGCTGCCACTGCCATTAGTGAGATTAAAACTATGAGGCCAGAGCTGAAGCAAAGCAAAAGGTTCAGAAAAGGCACAATGTCGCAGAGCTTGGCTTTGTTTTACCGAACAATGGGCGTATCTCTCGCAGTGACGCAATGTGTACAATGTCCTTCTCAGGACAATCGCCGGGTAAATGGGACGGCAACGCCGCAGACGAGGAGCGCAGGCTGACGCAGGCATTGAAAAAGATATACCGCTCACTAGTGCAAACATCCATAACAATCGAGTTTAAACAAATGCATCACGTCCATG includes these proteins:
- the LOC6503294 gene encoding uncharacterized protein LOC6503294, translated to MMFSQNTIGNFYFISSNEEMLKTIREEIIKNGSSKNVPRPPDSADASAPEVAKKRQEVAKKRQEVAKKRPEVSPERIAVTPRRSPSPLGELSNVMSPLPNLPSPPRAVEDNLINLSATPPRKRRRFHPTIFWKPESHKDGSGREWTTLKYQCEICFKICQKPKAYENHIMLCKNDCKTVACKWCPYVQKSSNLGNHWKRCIGGKKLYIPIGEQLKQRKMWSEMKDTSGSKSQVESVASTQDFGFSETMQFVFNSIDEDF